One stretch of Cellulomonas wangsupingiae DNA includes these proteins:
- a CDS encoding TetR family transcriptional regulator: MPVPDPPPATGPGRPRATTHRALRDAAMREFATHGYAATSVQRIAEVAGIGRNTFFRYFPSKVALLGDDYAANQEVVARHLRDAPAGGDALDQVVDAVRASIRYDDADREFYRLRLTVLADDPTVPAEWARPLVSGWAELVAAHVLASAADRGPHSRAVAEAVGYGVRGVLSSVMASWADGELDLQEALDLLGATVREMFGASVRGLVDG, from the coding sequence GTGCCCGTGCCCGACCCGCCGCCCGCGACGGGCCCCGGCCGACCACGGGCGACGACGCACCGGGCCCTGCGCGACGCCGCGATGCGCGAGTTCGCCACCCACGGCTACGCGGCGACGAGCGTGCAGCGCATCGCCGAGGTCGCCGGGATCGGCCGCAACACCTTCTTCCGCTACTTCCCCTCCAAGGTCGCGCTCCTCGGCGACGACTACGCCGCCAACCAGGAGGTCGTCGCACGGCACCTGCGCGACGCCCCCGCCGGCGGCGACGCGCTGGACCAGGTCGTCGACGCCGTCCGCGCCTCGATCCGGTACGACGACGCCGACCGGGAGTTCTACCGGCTGCGCCTGACCGTCCTGGCCGACGACCCCACGGTCCCGGCCGAGTGGGCGCGGCCGCTGGTGTCCGGGTGGGCCGAGCTGGTCGCCGCGCACGTCCTGGCGTCCGCCGCCGACCGCGGACCGCACAGTCGGGCCGTCGCCGAGGCCGTCGGGTACGGGGTGCGCGGGGTGCTGTCCAGCGTCATGGCGTCCTGGGCCGACGGGGAGCTGGACCTCCAGGAGGCGCTCGACCTGCTCGGCGCGACCGTGCGCGAGATGTTCGGGGCGTCGGTGCGTGGGCTGGTCGACGGCTGA
- the baiCD gene encoding bile acid Fe-S flavoenzyme BaiCD → MVYPHLFSPLTIRGVTLRNRVDFPAMATKMGADGGYVTDALIDYHVARARGGCGLLTVEATSVHGPTAPRNFMSIADDSYLEGWIRFNEAVHAAGGTTCIQLWQGGFVPPGQDPDTYAVIPSDMPFGPGVVLPGASVETIAEIVQAWGEAAARSVAAGFDVLEFHAGHNYSPEMFLSPGFNRRTDAYGGSAENRMRYPLECIDAIRAAVPDDVPLMMRVSAGDDGVPGGNTVDDVIAFTKVAREHGVDMVNVSRGTPMSVNLQVPTMDHDRGFNVHNAAKFKAGTGLVTVAVGRINDPQQAEDIIASGQADMVVMGRAQIADADFCAKAMAGEEWRIIRCVGCNQGCFDRIASANAATFPHISCLQNPAVGREAEFRVPKTDNPRTILIAGGGIGGMEAAERLHALGHKPILCEASGRLGGQFYMAGLAPRKGEMSDAAMSRASTLEHFGVDVRLHTPVTPAVIDEVAPDEVIIAIGSTPVTLDLEGSEQNTVIDTETVLTGYSRLVGDVVVVGGGLVGLEVAEYLAENDPRVTSVTVVEMGSEVGRDLGMLRKQEVVTHLALNHVSTLVDTRCLRITAAGVVVRRGDEEWTIPATGVVVAVGSRSLDTTELTDHCLARSIPFHIIGDAREPRRAIDAVAEAAEVAISVR, encoded by the coding sequence ATGGTCTACCCCCACCTGTTCTCGCCGCTGACGATCCGGGGCGTGACGCTCAGGAACCGGGTCGACTTCCCGGCCATGGCCACCAAGATGGGCGCCGACGGCGGGTACGTCACCGACGCGCTCATCGACTACCACGTCGCCCGCGCGCGCGGCGGCTGCGGCCTGCTCACCGTCGAGGCGACGTCCGTCCACGGGCCCACGGCGCCACGCAACTTCATGTCGATCGCCGACGACTCCTACCTCGAGGGGTGGATCCGCTTCAACGAGGCCGTCCACGCCGCGGGGGGCACGACCTGCATCCAGCTGTGGCAGGGCGGCTTCGTCCCCCCGGGTCAGGACCCCGACACCTACGCGGTGATCCCCAGCGACATGCCGTTCGGCCCCGGTGTGGTCCTGCCCGGGGCCTCCGTCGAGACGATCGCCGAGATCGTCCAGGCGTGGGGCGAGGCCGCGGCCCGCTCGGTCGCGGCGGGCTTCGACGTCCTGGAGTTCCACGCCGGGCACAACTACTCCCCGGAGATGTTCCTGTCGCCCGGGTTCAACCGGCGCACCGACGCGTACGGCGGCAGCGCCGAGAACCGCATGCGCTACCCGCTGGAGTGCATCGACGCGATCCGCGCGGCCGTCCCGGACGACGTCCCGCTGATGATGCGCGTCTCCGCGGGCGACGACGGGGTCCCCGGCGGCAACACCGTCGACGACGTCATCGCGTTCACGAAGGTCGCGCGCGAGCACGGCGTCGACATGGTCAACGTGTCGCGGGGCACCCCGATGAGCGTCAACCTGCAGGTCCCGACGATGGACCACGACCGGGGCTTCAACGTCCACAACGCCGCCAAGTTCAAGGCCGGGACCGGCCTGGTCACGGTCGCCGTCGGGCGGATCAACGACCCGCAGCAGGCCGAGGACATCATCGCCTCGGGCCAGGCGGACATGGTCGTCATGGGCCGCGCGCAGATCGCCGACGCCGACTTCTGCGCCAAGGCCATGGCCGGGGAGGAGTGGCGGATCATCCGCTGCGTCGGCTGCAACCAGGGCTGCTTCGACCGGATCGCGTCGGCGAACGCCGCCACCTTCCCCCACATCTCCTGCCTGCAGAACCCCGCCGTGGGCCGCGAGGCGGAGTTCCGGGTCCCCAAGACCGACAACCCCCGCACGATCCTCATCGCCGGCGGCGGCATCGGCGGCATGGAGGCGGCCGAGCGGCTGCACGCCCTGGGCCACAAGCCGATCCTCTGCGAGGCGTCCGGCAGGCTCGGCGGCCAGTTCTACATGGCCGGCCTCGCACCCCGGAAGGGCGAGATGAGCGACGCGGCCATGAGCCGGGCCAGCACGCTCGAGCACTTCGGCGTCGACGTGCGGCTCCACACCCCGGTGACGCCCGCCGTCATCGACGAGGTCGCGCCGGACGAGGTGATCATCGCCATCGGCTCGACGCCCGTCACCCTGGACCTCGAGGGGTCGGAGCAGAACACGGTCATCGACACCGAGACGGTCCTGACCGGCTACTCGCGGCTCGTGGGCGACGTCGTCGTCGTCGGTGGCGGGCTCGTCGGGCTCGAGGTCGCCGAGTACCTCGCGGAGAACGACCCGCGCGTCACGTCCGTCACCGTGGTGGAGATGGGCTCGGAGGTGGGCCGCGACCTGGGCATGCTGCGCAAGCAGGAGGTCGTCACGCACCTCGCGCTCAACCACGTCAGCACGCTCGTCGACACCCGGTGCCTGCGGATCACCGCCGCGGGCGTCGTGGTCCGGCGCGGGGACGAGGAGTGGACGATCCCGGCCACGGGCGTCGTCGTCGCCGTCGGGTCGCGGTCCCTCGACACCACCGAGCTCACCGACCACTGCCTGGCACGCAGCATCCCGTTCCACATCATCGGCGACGCCCGCGAGCCGCGGCGCGCGATCGACGCCGTGGCCGAGGCGGCGGAGGTGGCGATCTCGGTGCGCTGA
- a CDS encoding RNA polymerase sigma factor, translating into MSAARARAAAERAARDSYGRLLALLAAHAGDVALAEDALADAFEQALTRWPVDGVPRSPDAWLLTVARNRVRDVWRSAAHRRAAALPVDALTEHLPADDPLADVDPFAIPDRRLALLFVCAHPAIAADARTPLMLQTVLGLDSARVATAFAVSPAAMQQRLVRAKRRIARARIPFVVPDRTAMAERLPPVLEAVYGCAALTWRQGDDLAAEAQHLAVTLASALPDEPEAWALAALVTLSLARRQAPGAFVPLDEQDPAGWDADLVAEGETYLRRAQRPGVPGRFRLEAAIQAVHVDRRRTGRTDWAALRTLYVALDAVAPSLGGRVALASVVGRLDGAAAGLAALPPEPSPAFQPWWAARADLLARAGSRAQAAVAFRRAAELCDDAAVRAYLAARARAVDDEGPP; encoded by the coding sequence GTGAGCGCCGCACGGGCGCGGGCGGCCGCCGAGCGCGCCGCCCGCGACTCGTACGGGCGGCTCCTGGCGCTGCTCGCGGCGCACGCGGGCGACGTCGCACTGGCGGAGGACGCACTGGCGGACGCGTTCGAGCAGGCGCTGACGCGCTGGCCGGTCGACGGCGTGCCGCGCAGCCCCGACGCGTGGCTGCTCACCGTGGCCCGCAACCGGGTGCGTGACGTGTGGCGGTCGGCGGCGCACCGGCGGGCCGCGGCGCTGCCCGTCGACGCGCTCACCGAGCACCTTCCCGCCGACGACCCGCTCGCCGACGTCGACCCGTTCGCGATCCCCGACCGGCGCCTGGCGCTGCTGTTCGTCTGCGCGCACCCCGCCATCGCGGCCGACGCCCGCACGCCGCTGATGCTGCAGACCGTCCTCGGGCTCGACTCGGCACGGGTCGCCACCGCGTTCGCCGTCTCCCCCGCCGCGATGCAGCAGCGCCTCGTGCGGGCCAAGCGGCGCATCGCGCGGGCGCGCATCCCGTTCGTCGTGCCGGACCGTACGGCGATGGCCGAGCGGCTGCCGCCCGTCCTGGAGGCCGTGTACGGCTGCGCGGCGCTCACGTGGCGGCAGGGGGACGACCTCGCGGCCGAGGCGCAGCACCTCGCGGTGACGCTCGCGTCGGCGCTGCCCGACGAGCCGGAGGCGTGGGCGCTCGCCGCGCTGGTCACGCTGTCGCTCGCGCGCCGGCAGGCGCCCGGCGCCTTCGTCCCGCTCGACGAGCAGGACCCCGCCGGGTGGGACGCCGACCTGGTCGCGGAGGGCGAGACGTACCTGCGCCGGGCGCAGCGCCCGGGCGTGCCGGGGCGCTTCCGGCTGGAGGCCGCGATCCAGGCGGTGCACGTGGACCGGCGCCGCACGGGACGTACCGACTGGGCGGCCCTGCGGACCCTGTACGTCGCGCTCGACGCGGTCGCCCCCAGCCTGGGCGGGCGGGTGGCGCTCGCGTCGGTGGTCGGGCGGCTCGACGGTGCCGCGGCCGGACTGGCGGCGCTGCCACCGGAACCGTCGCCCGCGTTCCAGCCCTGGTGGGCGGCCCGGGCGGACCTCCTGGCGCGCGCGGGCAGCCGGGCACAGGCCGCCGTCGCGTTCCGCCGGGCGGCGGAGCTCTGCGACGACGCCGCGGTGCGCGCGTACCTCGCCGCGCGGGCACGAGCTGTGGACGACGAGGGCCCACCTTGA
- a CDS encoding YciI family protein: protein MRYSILLHYPQTTPEQLGEEAWAAGEREFTAYAATLQAAGVLVGAEVLQPSTSTTTLRTVDGVLQVQDGPFADTKEQLGGTFVVDVPDLDAAIDLARRAPSIGWGPVEVRPGATYTVDGVWTPNA, encoded by the coding sequence ATGCGGTACTCGATCCTGCTGCACTACCCGCAGACCACTCCGGAGCAGCTCGGCGAGGAGGCGTGGGCCGCCGGCGAGCGCGAGTTCACCGCCTACGCCGCGACGCTGCAGGCCGCCGGGGTCCTCGTCGGCGCCGAGGTGCTCCAGCCGTCGACGAGCACCACGACGCTGCGGACCGTCGACGGCGTCCTGCAGGTGCAGGACGGGCCGTTCGCGGACACCAAGGAGCAGCTCGGCGGCACGTTCGTCGTCGACGTCCCGGACCTCGACGCGGCCATCGACCTCGCGCGTCGCGCACCGTCCATCGGCTGGGGCCCGGTCGAGGTGCGGCCCGGCGCGACGTACACCGTCGACGGTGTGTGGACGCCCAACGCGTGA
- the arr gene encoding NAD(+)--rifampin ADP-ribosyltransferase produces MSDQSPTGVDDAGPFFHGTRADLAVGDELVPGRSSNYGSRRAANHVYLTATLDAATWGAELAAGSGPGRIYRVEPTGPIENDPNLTDQRFPGNPTRSYRTRHPVRVVGEVLDWQGHAPEVLQAMRDHLAELARQGVEAVDD; encoded by the coding sequence ATGTCCGACCAGTCACCGACCGGCGTCGACGACGCCGGACCGTTCTTCCACGGCACCCGCGCGGACCTCGCCGTCGGGGACGAGCTGGTGCCGGGCCGCAGCTCGAACTACGGGTCGCGGCGCGCCGCCAACCACGTCTACCTGACGGCGACGCTCGACGCCGCGACGTGGGGCGCCGAGCTCGCCGCCGGGTCCGGGCCGGGCCGGATCTACCGGGTCGAGCCGACCGGGCCCATCGAGAACGACCCGAACCTCACGGACCAGCGGTTCCCCGGCAACCCGACGCGGTCCTACCGCACGCGGCACCCGGTCCGGGTCGTCGGTGAGGTCCTGGACTGGCAGGGCCACGCACCGGAGGTGCTGCAGGCCATGCGCGACCACCTCGCCGAGCTCGCGCGGCAGGGCGTCGAGGCCGTCGACGACTGA
- a CDS encoding type II toxin-antitoxin system Phd/YefM family antitoxin, whose amino-acid sequence MRTVTATHASRGFSDLLDAVEHGETVAITRGGHVVAEIRPAVPATGRSLREALAAVPPLDDTFGDDIAGAIALLVPEQGDPWRDD is encoded by the coding sequence GTGCGCACCGTCACCGCGACCCACGCCTCGCGGGGGTTCTCCGACCTCCTCGACGCGGTGGAGCACGGCGAGACCGTCGCGATCACCCGCGGGGGCCACGTCGTCGCGGAGATCCGTCCGGCGGTGCCGGCCACCGGGCGCTCGCTGCGTGAGGCGCTTGCGGCGGTCCCACCGCTCGACGACACGTTCGGTGACGACATCGCCGGCGCGATCGCCCTGCTCGTCCCCGAGCAGGGCGACCCGTGGCGCGACGACTGA
- a CDS encoding PIN domain-containing protein, with amino-acid sequence MARRLILDTTALIAYERGTVDRTLLDADDLAIAAITVAEFRTGIELADTAQRAADRSRVLAAITAAVTVLDYGERTAAEHARLIAHVRRTGTPRGAHDLIIAAHAAEHGRIVASRDAQARFGALPGVTSVSL; translated from the coding sequence GTGGCGCGACGACTGATCCTCGACACCACCGCCCTCATCGCGTACGAGCGCGGCACGGTCGACCGGACGCTGCTCGACGCGGACGATCTCGCGATCGCCGCGATCACCGTGGCCGAGTTCCGCACCGGGATCGAGCTGGCAGACACCGCGCAGCGCGCCGCCGACCGGTCCCGTGTGCTCGCGGCGATCACCGCGGCGGTCACCGTGCTCGACTACGGCGAGCGCACCGCGGCCGAGCACGCGCGCCTGATCGCGCACGTCCGACGCACGGGCACCCCGCGTGGCGCGCACGACCTGATCATCGCCGCGCACGCCGCCGAGCACGGCCGGATCGTCGCCTCGCGTGACGCGCAGGCGCGGTTCGGTGCGCTGCCTGGCGTCACCAGCGTCTCCCTGTAG
- a CDS encoding DNA polymerase ligase N-terminal domain-containing protein, which translates to MGTYRSMRDFAHTPEPAGAPAPAADGERRFVVQRHRARRLHYDVRFEIDGVLVSWAVPKGPTLDPTARRMAVHVEDHPLEYEAFEGVIPHGQYGGGDVIVWDRGTWHPYKSDDPAAEVAGGQLHAELHGERLRGKFLLVRRDSGDGKDQWLMFHKRDEHAVVGWDAEDHPTSVVSGRTNDEVAAHPDHIWRSGVPAAQADVDLHPPVPDVPPPTDDELAALDDLGASGTWDVHGRRLRVTNLDKVLFPARDGEAPVTKRDLLRYTACVAPVALPYLAGRALNMHRFPQGAGTRGFWHKQLPDHAPDWVPRWDNPAADPGETSTYLVVDEPAALVWAANFGALEWHAWTSRTAAPDLPTYALVDLDPGPATAWEDVVLLARLHRDAFEHLGVRAFPKLTGRRGIQIWVPVAVGPTFDETRAWVERLSRTVGKVVPDLVSWRWEVSERGGQARLDYTQNAVNKTLVAPYSPRASAGAPVSAPLSWDELDADWLRPDAFTVRTVLDRVAEHGDLFRGVLEGDQVLPRLT; encoded by the coding sequence CTGGGCACGTACCGCTCGATGCGCGACTTCGCGCACACCCCGGAGCCGGCCGGGGCGCCCGCCCCCGCGGCGGACGGGGAGCGCCGGTTCGTCGTGCAGCGCCACCGTGCGCGCCGCCTGCACTACGACGTGCGCTTCGAGATCGACGGCGTCCTGGTGAGCTGGGCGGTGCCGAAGGGCCCGACGCTGGACCCGACGGCGCGGCGCATGGCCGTGCACGTCGAGGACCACCCGCTGGAGTACGAGGCGTTCGAGGGCGTGATCCCGCACGGGCAGTACGGCGGCGGCGACGTCATCGTGTGGGACCGCGGCACGTGGCACCCGTACAAGTCCGACGACCCGGCGGCCGAGGTCGCCGGGGGGCAGCTGCACGCCGAGCTGCACGGCGAGCGGCTGCGCGGCAAGTTCCTGCTGGTGCGCCGCGACAGCGGCGACGGCAAGGACCAGTGGCTGATGTTCCACAAGCGCGACGAGCACGCGGTCGTGGGCTGGGACGCCGAGGACCACCCCACGTCCGTGGTGTCCGGGCGGACGAACGACGAGGTCGCGGCCCACCCGGACCACATCTGGCGCTCGGGCGTCCCCGCGGCGCAGGCGGACGTGGACCTGCACCCACCGGTGCCCGACGTGCCCCCGCCCACGGACGACGAGCTCGCGGCGCTCGACGACCTGGGCGCGAGCGGCACGTGGGACGTGCACGGGCGGCGCCTGCGGGTCACCAACCTCGACAAGGTGCTGTTCCCCGCGCGCGACGGCGAGGCGCCGGTCACCAAGCGTGACCTGCTGCGCTACACCGCGTGCGTCGCGCCCGTCGCGCTGCCGTACCTGGCGGGGCGCGCGCTGAACATGCACCGCTTCCCGCAGGGCGCCGGCACGCGCGGCTTCTGGCACAAGCAGCTGCCGGACCACGCGCCCGACTGGGTGCCGCGCTGGGACAACCCCGCCGCGGACCCGGGGGAGACGAGCACGTACCTCGTCGTCGACGAGCCCGCCGCGCTGGTGTGGGCCGCGAACTTCGGTGCACTCGAGTGGCACGCGTGGACGTCGCGCACCGCCGCGCCCGACCTGCCGACGTACGCACTGGTCGACCTCGACCCGGGCCCGGCGACGGCCTGGGAGGACGTCGTGCTGCTGGCACGCCTCCACCGCGACGCCTTCGAGCACCTGGGCGTCCGCGCGTTCCCCAAGCTCACGGGCCGTCGCGGCATCCAGATCTGGGTACCGGTCGCTGTCGGACCGACCTTCGACGAGACGCGGGCGTGGGTCGAGCGGCTGTCACGGACCGTCGGCAAGGTCGTGCCCGACCTCGTGAGCTGGCGCTGGGAGGTCAGCGAGCGCGGCGGCCAGGCGCGCCTGGACTACACGCAGAACGCGGTCAACAAGACCTTGGTCGCCCCGTACAGCCCGCGCGCGTCGGCCGGGGCGCCGGTCTCGGCGCCCCTCTCGTGGGACGAGCTCGACGCGGACTGGCTGCGGCCCGACGCGTTCACGGTCCGCACCGTGCTGGACCGGGTGGCCGAGCACGGCGACCTGTTCCGGGGCGTGCTGGAGGGCGACCAGGTGCTGCCGCGCCTGACCTGA
- a CDS encoding YihY/virulence factor BrkB family protein, translating to MDDTRTTAAGDGTAPVGPGGGDEAGAAARKADAPAPDDPRKPDSPAQLRKPSWGYVLRTTVREFMDDQCTDLAAALTYYAVLALAPALLAVVSLLGLVSDPDEAVTRITDVARDAGAGSAVETLEPILQNLADAPSAGIALVVGLVVALWSASGYVTAFGRGMNRIYEVDEGRPIWKLRPVLFVLTTVLVLIAVLVVAFLALSGPVAASVGSAVGLSDTVVSVWQVAKWPLVLVLVVTAVALLYHGTPNVRQPRFRWVSVGALIAIVVWLLASAGLGLYVSQFADYGATYGSLAGVIVLLLWLWVSNLALLFGAELDAELERGRELQAGMAAERTLQLPPRDTRASDKRRARLEKDVERGRELRERAAARGE from the coding sequence ATGGACGACACCCGCACCACGGCGGCAGGCGACGGCACGGCGCCCGTCGGCCCCGGCGGCGGCGACGAGGCGGGCGCCGCCGCACGCAAGGCGGACGCGCCCGCACCCGACGACCCGCGCAAGCCGGACTCCCCCGCCCAGCTGCGCAAGCCCTCGTGGGGGTACGTGCTGCGCACCACCGTCCGGGAGTTCATGGACGACCAGTGCACCGACCTCGCGGCCGCCCTGACGTACTACGCGGTCCTCGCGCTCGCCCCCGCCCTGCTGGCCGTGGTCTCGCTGCTGGGACTCGTGTCCGACCCGGACGAGGCCGTCACCCGGATCACCGACGTCGCACGCGACGCCGGGGCCGGCTCCGCGGTCGAGACGCTCGAGCCGATCCTGCAGAACCTCGCCGACGCGCCGTCCGCCGGGATCGCGCTCGTCGTGGGCCTCGTGGTCGCGCTGTGGTCCGCGTCCGGGTACGTGACCGCCTTCGGGCGAGGCATGAACCGCATCTACGAGGTCGACGAGGGCCGGCCGATCTGGAAGCTGCGGCCCGTGCTGTTCGTCCTCACCACGGTGCTCGTGCTCATCGCGGTGCTGGTCGTCGCGTTCCTCGCGCTGTCGGGTCCCGTCGCCGCGAGCGTCGGCAGCGCCGTCGGGCTCAGCGACACCGTCGTCAGCGTGTGGCAGGTCGCGAAGTGGCCGCTCGTGCTCGTGCTCGTCGTGACGGCCGTGGCGCTGCTCTACCACGGCACGCCGAACGTGCGGCAGCCGCGGTTCCGGTGGGTGAGCGTCGGCGCGCTGATCGCGATCGTCGTGTGGCTGCTCGCCTCGGCCGGCCTCGGGCTGTACGTGTCGCAGTTCGCGGACTACGGCGCGACGTACGGGTCGCTCGCCGGGGTGATCGTGCTGCTGCTGTGGCTGTGGGTCTCGAACCTCGCGCTGCTGTTCGGCGCCGAGCTCGACGCCGAGCTCGAGCGGGGCCGCGAGCTGCAGGCCGGCATGGCGGCCGAGCGCACCCTCCAGCTGCCGCCGCGCGACACCCGCGCGAGCGACAAGCGCCGGGCCCGGCTCGAGAAGGACGTCGAGCGCGGCCGGGAGCTGCGGGAGCGGGCAGCGGCGCGCGGCGAGTGA
- a CDS encoding nucleotidyltransferase domain-containing protein — MPTSTPPPGDRRFLARTADALAALPGVQAVLLGGSRAQGTAGPDSDWDLAVHYRGPFDPQDLRDLGWEGEVSPVGGWGGGVFNGGAWLRVDGRAVDVHYRDLDVVEREVVRAGRGEFDVEPLMFHVAGIPTYLVVAELALGRVLRGEAPRVEGYPDALRRAAPGVWADRADATLAYARRAHAERGAATACLGLVAVAAHAYAHAVLARRATWATNDKRLLAAAGLDGLDGVVAAAGRDAASLVATVDEVRRHARAVLDA; from the coding sequence GTGCCCACCTCGACCCCGCCACCCGGCGACCGGCGGTTCCTGGCCCGCACGGCCGACGCGCTGGCGGCGTTGCCCGGCGTGCAGGCCGTGCTGCTGGGCGGGTCGCGCGCGCAGGGCACCGCGGGTCCCGACAGCGACTGGGACCTCGCGGTCCACTACCGCGGCCCCTTCGACCCGCAGGACCTGCGCGACCTGGGCTGGGAGGGCGAGGTCTCGCCCGTCGGCGGCTGGGGCGGCGGCGTGTTCAACGGCGGCGCGTGGCTGCGCGTCGACGGCCGCGCGGTCGACGTGCACTACCGCGACCTCGACGTGGTCGAGCGGGAGGTGGTGCGCGCGGGGCGCGGCGAGTTCGACGTCGAGCCGCTGATGTTCCACGTCGCGGGGATCCCCACGTACCTCGTCGTCGCGGAGCTGGCCCTCGGCCGGGTGCTGCGCGGCGAGGCGCCGCGGGTCGAGGGCTACCCCGACGCGCTGCGGCGCGCGGCGCCGGGCGTGTGGGCCGACCGCGCGGACGCGACGCTGGCCTACGCGCGGCGCGCGCACGCCGAGCGGGGGGCGGCGACCGCGTGCCTCGGGCTCGTCGCGGTCGCCGCGCACGCGTACGCGCACGCCGTGCTCGCCCGGCGCGCCACGTGGGCCACCAACGACAAGCGGCTGCTGGCCGCGGCCGGCCTCGACGGGCTCGACGGCGTCGTCGCCGCCGCCGGGCGGGACGCGGCGTCGCTGGTGGCGACCGTCGACGAGGTGCGCCGCCACGCCCGGGCGGTGCTCGACGCCTGA
- a CDS encoding LacI family DNA-binding transcriptional regulator: MAGRPSSRRVTLEDVARRAGVSRAAVSKTLNERDDVAADTRARILAAVHELGYRPTTERRDTRRGPTLVAVLDVLESPYMTHVLGGILTAATAAGADLVVRLAPDRDARVTRAAARDWVDEQRAAGAVGVVGLTLARPDALLLAAQEAGLPFVMVDPVDTQEARVVSIGATNWAGGRTATEHLLDLGHRRIAWIGGPDGSAAARERLHGYRAALDSAGVEPDPALVRSDEFTVESGIRHARDVLRLPDPPTAVVAGDDEIAVGVLAAAQELGVAVPGRLSVVGFDDTPQASWTSPRLTSVHQPLDGMGRMAVETVLGMAAGHEPASWYVQLATTLVVRESTAPAP; the protein is encoded by the coding sequence GTGGCCGGTCGTCCGTCGTCCCGACGCGTCACGCTGGAGGACGTCGCGCGCCGCGCCGGGGTGTCCCGCGCAGCCGTCTCCAAGACGCTCAACGAACGGGACGACGTCGCTGCGGACACGCGCGCCCGGATCCTGGCCGCGGTGCACGAGCTGGGTTACCGCCCCACCACCGAGCGCCGCGACACCCGCCGCGGTCCGACGCTCGTCGCGGTCCTCGACGTGCTCGAGTCGCCCTACATGACGCACGTGCTCGGCGGCATCCTCACCGCCGCCACCGCCGCGGGCGCCGACCTCGTCGTCCGGCTCGCGCCCGACCGTGACGCGCGCGTCACCCGCGCCGCCGCCCGCGACTGGGTCGACGAGCAGCGCGCGGCCGGCGCGGTCGGCGTCGTCGGCCTCACGCTCGCGCGGCCCGACGCCCTGCTGCTCGCCGCGCAGGAGGCGGGCCTGCCGTTCGTCATGGTCGACCCCGTCGACACCCAGGAGGCCCGGGTCGTGAGCATCGGCGCGACCAACTGGGCGGGCGGCCGCACCGCCACCGAGCACCTGCTGGACCTGGGGCACCGCCGCATCGCCTGGATCGGCGGGCCCGACGGCTCGGCGGCCGCGCGCGAGCGCCTGCACGGCTACCGGGCCGCGCTCGACTCCGCCGGGGTGGAGCCCGACCCCGCGCTCGTGCGCAGCGACGAGTTCACCGTCGAGAGCGGCATCCGGCACGCCCGCGACGTGCTGCGGCTGCCCGACCCCCCGACGGCGGTCGTCGCCGGTGACGACGAGATCGCCGTCGGGGTGCTGGCCGCCGCCCAGGAGCTGGGCGTGGCCGTCCCCGGCCGGCTCAGCGTCGTGGGCTTCGACGACACCCCGCAGGCGAGCTGGACCAGCCCGCGCCTGACGTCGGTGCACCAGCCGCTGGACGGCATGGGCCGCATGGCCGTGGAGACCGTGCTGGGCATGGCGGCGGGTCACGAGCCCGCGTCCTGGTACGTCCAGCTCGCCACGACCCTCGTGGTCCGGGAGTCCACCGCGCCCGCCCCCTGA